The nucleotide sequence TGGGGTGGGCGTGCAAGTGGCTTGGCGAGGGGTGGCAAGCGTCACCGGCAGGGCCTGCGGGGCAAAGGCCCAGGGCTGCGGGGGGCGTGGGAGCGCGCGGGGCCGCGCTCAGAGGGGCGCGCAGGAGCTGGTTACCGTGTGGTTCACCCCCCACATCAGGACGCTGAGGATCGGCTCGCTGGCCCGGAATAGCTTCACTTTCTGGCACACGAAATGCTTCTTCTTGGTCTTGGTCTTGCTGGCGCTGAGCGGCGCCACCGCCACCGCCGTGGTGCTGGTGCAGTTAGACGACATGcccggggcggcggcggcggcggcggcggcggcgaaaGGGGGGCGGTGGAGACAGCGCACAAGCCAGCGGCCTCAGGCCTCCCCCGGACCGATCCCCACCCCCGCTCCCTTACCGCACCATGGTCGCGCCCGTCCCGTTacctccccaccccgccccggTGGTTCCGTCCGCCCCACGCCCCGCCCTCCCGCCCCGCCCCGGGGAGCCGGCCAGCCCGCTCCGCACCCCGCCCCCAGGCGGTGCAGCAGCCCTGCCGTCCCCTGGCCCCGTCCTCCCCGCTCGCGTGGTACGGCCCGTCCCGGGGAGGCAGCGGCCGCCCCGCCCGCCCCTCCTCCCCGGGCCTGACAGAAACCCGCCTGGCCTCCGAACGCCTCGGGGCCCCGCACCGGAGCGGGAAGAGGAGGAGGGCTGGGCAGGCGTAGCTGTGGATCGCGGGAGGGGCTCCCCGCCTGGGCCCCCCAACGCCAGGGTTTGGCTCTTTCCCTCAACCCGAATGCCAAGATGGCGGCGACGCCACCGCTCCGGAAGGGAAGGAGGGGCGGGAATGCGAGGAGGGCGGGACGTACCATGCCCACCCCGGGGGAGAGGAGGGACGCAGCCAGGGGAAGAGGAAGTCCAGCCTGGAAAGCCAAGGAACGCCCCCTCGCTCCACCCAAGCGTGGATCTACCCACTCCGCTGGGTCCCGGGCGCGCTCCATCCGCGGGGCACGCCCCTTTTCCCCCAGGGCCAATGAGAAGCAGGCCGGGAACATTGGTTTTTATGAATGGGCCCCGCGCCCACCCACCTGCTGCCTGGTCTCCCCGCAAAGGGTCAGAGCTCAGAGGCCGCCAGCACCTTCGGACACCTATCCCACTAATCGTCTTACTCTGGCTCATTTCGTAAAATCTTTGAGTAAACTGCCCCACGCTTTGTTACATAATTCTCAGATGAGGGATCTCCATATATTCGACACAAATCACAGGTCAACGTTGTTCTTTCTGTATGGAAATTCGTAAATATGGTACTCCACAGGTGGTCGCTCTTTAAacagttacaaaaataaatgtggcCTTTATTaccaattaataaaataaacataattaaccCCGGCATAAGGAAGCATGATGAAGTgattaaatgaaaaaacttaCATTCTCTAGGGAAAGATCGGGTTTCAAGCATTACAGTGCCTGGCATCGTAAGTGTTGaaaaacagaaatccaaatacatTTTAAGCAGAATTAGGAATTAGCAGAACAAGGAAATCGCCCTGCTAATGTGCGGGTCAAGAGGGCCTAGGAGTTCATTGGTCAAATGAGGGCTTCTGGTGAAAGAATAGAGAAGGGAAAAGGAGTAAAGATAGAAGAGTGGCcccttgagggttttttttgtttttttagtactGACTGAAAGAGACTAGCAAACAACTCCTGAAAATCTGTAATTGTAATCTTCATTTCTTACACAGTAAGAAATGAAGCCGTGAAATAAAaagcttccattttattttcctttaggagCCATGGAGCATATTGGCAATTTGGTTCTGACTCctaaaatcattttactatacCTTTACACTGCCTACATTGGAGACTGCAAGCAGTGGAAAAGAAGATACTCCAGATCCTGTCGATAAACCCAGGCTCCTCCTAAATCAGCCAGATTCAGAGAAAAACGAGCTGGCCTGCCTTATTTTATTCCTTGCCATCAAGGTTCAATGTGGTTCTATTACCCAGTAAAGTCACTGACCAAACAAGGTATTTTCACAAAGCTAaccttttttaaaagcatgtaagAATTATACATTTGTACATATACACATTACACTTTTACATCCAAAGATCAAATAGTTAACAGTTCATTTAGGACTGTTTGTATTGTTTGATTTTCCAGATTCTGTCACTCCCTTGGCTTTGACCTAACCTGACATCATTCTgtcacattatctttttttttttaattttttattttttttgagacaaagtctcgctctgttgcccaggctggagtgcagtggtgcgatctcggctcactgcaagctccgcctcccgggttcacgccattctcctgcctcagcctcccgagtagctggtactacaggcgtccaccaccatgtctggctagttttttgtatttttagtagagatgggttttcaccatgttagccaggatggtctcgatctcctgacctcgtgatccacctgccttggcctcccaaagtgctgggattacaggcatgagccaccgcacccggcaacaTTATCTTCTGAATCAAGTAAACATGAATTTGTCTCGTAAGCATAATCTATCTGGGTGACACCAGAGAGGTTTCTGAAGGGTCTGGTGTACACTGAGGCAGTGAAATAGGTCTGTTGGCACAGGTAAGAAGGAAGTGGCATGATAAACATCACAACCCCAGGGAACGGCCTTCCAGAGCGGCACAAGCACTCCCACCAAGATGGTCCCGTGCCCATCCATTCAAGAGTCAAAACCCAAAGTTACTGAGTGTCCCACAAAGCAAGTTACACTAGCTCACAAAGGAAGTGAGCTGTTCCAGGACTCGATGGAGCAGGGTCACTTTGAACAGTGGTGGTTTGATATCTGTGAAAGAAGTCATTCGAACTCTTATAAAGAGAATTAAGGGGTCAGCAGCTTCCCTGGAAAATGCAGGAAAACCAATAAGAGAGGGGACAGTTTTCATCTTTTCATAAAGTTCTTCTCCAGAGCTAGCGAAGTTCTCTGTAGAGAGTAGATATTCCGCTTCACCCGATCCTCCAGGGAGGAAGTAGATGCACTCTCCAGCTTCATGCGGCTAGGAAGAGAAGACAGGCAAATGGAAGTCAAAAACATTTTCAATCGGTCAACTATTCTGGCAGTTTCAGAGGAAATAGGTTGTTAGCCATAGAGCAGCTGTAAAACCACAACCTCTTTTAAGCCCCCATAGATAACTTGAGTGACTCCACCTGGAACCAAATGTTTTTAAACCAGTGTCCATGAGGGAAAATGTATCTGTTTTGCAAAATAAGTCAAAGCCTCATTGGAAAAAGGCTTCCTGGGCCATGAATTCTTATTTAAAAGGAAGGTCAAGGAATTTCAATGATTTAGAAAATACCAAATTCACTTTTCCTCCCCTCAAATGAAAAACATCCCACTGTGTGGTCAGAAACGAGGAGTAGCAGCCAAGGTTACAATGCCTGTAACTAGCAGCCTCGTTGCACAAGGCTGGGCTCCATGTGCAAACACAGAAACACTGGAACGTGAACCACCTGCCAGCCTGCCATCTTAAGACCTTCCCCATGAAAGCCCCCGGCAGGAAGAAGATGCACTCACTGGATGAACTTCCCATCCCGGGAGTCCAGCTTCTCTAGCCTCTGCTCCCGTTCCTCATCTTTAGCGTGCCTCTTGAGGATGTTCAGTCTCTCCTCCTCCCGCCATTTGGCGTTTTCCATCATCTCTTGCCGTTTTCGCTCTAATTCCTCTGCGGAGAGTTTTCTGTTGAGCACAGAAACCATCCGATCAGGTCTCTCCCAGCAAAAAACACAGAAGTAGCACAAGAAGCACAGAAGCCAGGTAGCACCCCAAGCTCTCCAGTTCACTGCTCTCTCCAAGTGCAAGGCCAGCCTGAGTTTCCTTCTAACATCCTGGTCAGGAGGTTTCATCCAAATTTCAAAGGCTTTTAGTAAAGTATTCCATAATCTCACTCAGTAATCTCTAGAGTGATTattatgaaatatgaaatatgaaataaattggGAACTCATCAGGAACCTAAACCTGTAGTAATTATATCCCAATGGTTTGCTCAACAATTTACCAAAGAACAGAAGTCTAGGTTATCCATGTAACTGTTAACATCTACCATCTAACTACCCATTGGAGACTAGAAATTCATGACACAGCCTGTGAGTACATTACTTTAGGACTAAGCTAGAAGCCAGAAGTTGAAGGAATAACTTAgcctcagaaaataataaatagggCCAGGCctagaggctcacgcctgtaatcccagcactttgggaggccgaggcaggcagatcacctgatgtcaggagttcgagaccagcctggccaatgtggggaaaccctgtttctactaaaattacaaaaataagccaggtgtggtggtgtgtacctgtaatcccagctacttgggaggctgaggcaggagaatcactcgaaccttggaggcagaggttgcagtgagccaagatcgcaccactgcactccagcctgagcaacagagcgagactctgtctcaaaaaaaaaaaaccctccaaacaaaaaacaatttactattaaaaatctgcttcagaggccgggcgcggtggctcacgcctgtaatcccagcactttgggaggctgaggcgcatggattacgaggtcaggagatcgagaccatcctggctaacacagtgacaccctgtctctactaaagaatacaaaaaattacaaaaactgggcatagtggcgagcgcctatagtcccagctactggggaggctgaggcagaatggcgtgaacccaggaggcggaggttgcagtgagccgagattgcaccactgcactccagcctgggcgacagagcgagactccatctcaaaaaaaataataataataaataaataaataaatctgcttCAGAGATAATAAATGAAAGATATTAGAGCATTCAAATGAGAGtaggagactttaaaaaaaaaatgaaaacgactgccaggcatagtggctctagcccgtaatctcaccactttgggaggcttaggcaggaggattgcttgagtccaagagtttgagaccagcctaggtaacaaagtgagacctcccatctctgctaaaaaaaaaaaaaaaatttttttttaattagctgggcgtggtggcatacccTTGTACCCCCAActaattggaaggctgaggtagggggatcagttgaacccaggagtttgaggctgcagtgagccatgatcgccccaatgcactccaacctaggcaacacagtgagactttgtagGGAGAATAAAGAagttatcaaagaaataatacaagaaaatttcCTAGAACTCAAAGACATGGTTTAGATTGTAGGAAGCAAATACTGACACtaggaaaaaatacacacatcATACAAGAAAGGAAATGTAACCTCTATATTCTGCTTGGCTTAGGAATGAAAAGTATCAGTAAACAATATTTATGTATCATACAAGTATGAATCCACATACTAATTGAACCAAAAATTCTGATATAACCATACTGAAAAGATAGGGATAGAAGAAACATGGGACAAGGAGTGTATGAAAGCTCATTTACACTAAGAGATTATTTACTATACCAGTAAGAAAATATCtgggctgggcacattggctcatgcctgtaatcctagcactttgggaggccaaggcaggcagatcatgaggtcaggagatcaagaccatcctggctaacacagtgaaacccctgtctctactaaaaatacaaaaaattagctgggcgtggtggcgggcacctgtagtcccagctactcgggaggctggggcaggagaatggcgtgaacctgggaggtggagcttgcagtgagccaagatcgcaccactgcactccagcctgggcaacagagtgacactccgtctcaaaaaaataaaataaaaaaataaaacagtaagaaTATATCTAagatctggccaggtgcggtggctcacacctgtaatcctaacactttgggaggccaaggcaggtggattccctgagctcaggagttcgagaccaacctgagcaacacattgaaaccccatataaactaaaaatacaaaaattagggtcaggtgctgtggctcatgcctgtaatcccaacacttcgggaggccgcagcaggcagatcacctgatgtcaagagttcaagaccagcctgaccaatatggtgaaacctcatctctactaaaaaatacaaaaattagctgggcatggtggcatgtgcctgtagtcccagctactcaagaagctgaggcaggagaattgctggaacccaggaggcagatgttgcagtgagccaagatcatgccactgcacagcagcctgggcaatagagcgagactcgatctcaaaaaaaaaggctgggcgcggtggcactctgggaggccaaggcaggcagatcacctgaggttgggagttcgagatcagcctgaccaacatagagaaagcccgtctctactaaaaatacaaaacttagctgggcgtggtggcgcatgctgtaatcccagctacttgggaggctgaggcgagagaatcacttggacccaggaggcagaggatgtggtaagccgagattcggtcattgcactccagcctcagcaacaagagtgaaactccatctcaaaaaaaaaacaaaaaaatagctgggcatggcatcgtgtgcctgtagtcccagctactagggaggctgggacagaagaatcacttgaacctaggaggcagaagttgtagtgagccaatattgtggcactgcactccagcctgagagacagagcgagatgctgtctcaaaaaaaaaaagaagaaagaaagaaaaaagaaaatatctagtATCTAAAATTGATGGATGAAGAGGCAGcaacatatttgtatttttaggaataCATAGTATGAAAAGAAACtactgaaggccgggcgcggtggctcacgcctgtaatcccagcactttgggaggccgaggcgggtggatcacaaggtcaggagatcgagaccacggtgaaaccccgtctctactaaaaatacaaaaaattagccgggcgcggttgtgggcgcctgtagtcccagctactcgggaggctgaggcaggagaatggcgtgaacccgggaggcggagcttgcagtgagccgagatcgcgccactgcactccagcctgggcgacagagcgagactccgtctcaaaaaaaaaaaaaaaaaaaaaaaaaaaaaaaaaaagaaaagaaactactgAAAAAGCTGAAAGTAGTTGCCTTTGGGTAGCATGACTGAAAGTGGGGTCAGGCAAAGCAAAGAACTactagcttttgtttttttttaatgtttttaaaataattttttttagagatagtgtCTTATTATGTGCTCAgattggtctggaactcctggcctcaagtgatcctcctgccttggcctctcaaactgctgggattacaggtatgagccaccacacccagcaagaataattgagggtttttttttttgtaatttaagagacagggtcttgctctgtcacccaagcaaaactgcagtggcttgatcatagctcactgcaaccttaatcccttgaccttaaatgatcctccttgccttagcctcccaaagcgctgggattacaagcatggaccactgtgtctggcttggTTTTtgtaaagagattttttttttttttttttttttttttttgagacggagtcttgctctgtcacccaggctggagtgcggtggccggatctctgctcactgcaagctccgcctcccgggtttacgccattctcctggctcagcctcccgagtagctgggactacaggcactcgccacctcgcccggctagttttttgtactttttagtagagacggggtttcaccgtgttagccaggatggtctcgatctcctgacctcgtgatccgcccgtctcggcctcccaaagtgctgggattacaggcttgagccaccgcgcccggccgagattttttttttttcttttttttggagacgaagtctcgcactgtcgcctgggctggtgtgcagtggtgcgatctcgactcgcTGTAACCTCCGatacctgggttcaagcaattctcctgtctcagcctcccaaatagctgggattacaggcatgcgccaccatgaccaactaattttatatttttagtagagacggggtttcaccatgttggtcaggatgatctctaactcctgacctcaggtgatccacccacctcagcctcccaaactgctgggattacaagcatgagccaccacgcccagccttaccTTGCCCTTTCAATGTGCCTCACATGGATAGAGGTAGGGGACGCAGACCCTTACAGGCTgacaagataaataaaagttGGTTTGTCGAAAAGGTAATGATGGATTATCCATTTGCCCTGGTTTGGGCCCCTTCTAGATTCAGGCCTGCAGAATGTGAAGTTAATCAACTAGGCTCCTGACTCACCTGGTATATCCGGGAGCATGTCGCCTTTGGTAGACCTCTTTTTTAGGTGATGGGCTCCTAGTTTGGCCTGTCTCTCTCCTGTTCACCTTAGAGTTGTGCCTGTAACAGACACAGAGAGGAAAAAGCCTTTTTAATCCAGGGGCTTACATTGAATCTCTCAAACAATGCAAGATGAGCTAATGGTCTTAGAGGTATAATCTAAGCAGAGGGCACaagtatgagaaaaataaaggtatAGGGTTTGATGTCAGACTCACCCAGAGCTCCCAAAGCACAGTATACACCTACAGATATGTAGCTTTGGATGCCTGAGCTTTACATAGAGgtggaaaaaaaatgatgtaaagGAAATACCAAAGCAAAGACATTTGGGAAAGTCGATGGATGGACATctccaaaagcaaaagcaaatgcCTGCAGGGACCATGCCCCCACAGTCACAGGTTATTTCCCAGTGAATCCCACACTCACGGTTTGCTGGGCCTTGGGGACCATGACCTTCTGCCCGGGGATGGAGACCTCCTGTCCCGGGACCCTGCTTCCCTGGtactcttcttgcttgcatgtcTGGGGGGTGAGTAGGAGGAGCTTCTGGATCTGGAATGGTTCTTCATCCCATGCCCTCTCTTTTGCTCGGCTGTCAGAGGACCCTGAAGACCCTGGTTACGGTCAGAGTTCCTGACCTACGTcattaaggaaaagagaaattattcACCTGGAAAATCCAGCGATTCAGGAGAAAatgcagccgggcacggtggctcacgtctgtaatcccagcactttgggaggcctaggcgggtggatcacctgaggtcaggagtttgagaccagcctggccaacatgatgaaaccccatctctactaaaaatacaaaaattagccgggcctggttgtaggcacctgtaatcccagctactcgggaggctgaggcaagagaattgcttaaacccgggaggcataggttgcagtgagtcgagatcgcgccactgcactccagcctgggcgacagagcaagactccgtctcaaaagaaaaaaagaaaaggcagtgaAACAGGAGATGTTACATAAGGAGCTCATTGGGCACACCAGTATCATCACATAGAATTATCACAGAGAACTGTATAAACTTAGTTATCTGCAGAATCCCCTAAAAGAATCTCCTTCAGTCAGCCAGGTGCAGTtgttcacacctttaatcccaacactttgggagatggaggcaggaggactgcctgagatcaagagtttgacaCCACTCAGAACaactagtgagaccctgtctctacaaaatatttaaaaattagttgggtatggtaggtccagcctgggcgacagagcgagactccctctcaaaaaaaaaaaagaaaagaatataccTGGCTTGGGTCTTCACTATAGGTTAAGGAAGAGCAAGACGCAGAAGCATGGAGGACAGGACCTaaggttaaaaatacagaaatacgaggccgggcacagtggctcacgcctgtgatcccagaactttgggaggctgacgtgggcagatagcttgaagccaggagttcgagaccagcctgaccaacttggagaaaccccatctctactaaaaatacaaaaaatagccaggcatggtggcgggcacctgtaatcccagctactcaggacaatcgcttgaacccaggaggcagatgttgcaatgagctgagattgcgccactgcactccagcctgggcgacatggagaaaccccgtctctactaaaaatacaaaatcagctgggtgtggtggcacatgcctgtaatcccagtgactcgggaggctgaggcaggaaaatcgcttgaacccaggaggtcgaggttgcagtgagctgagatcgtgccatcacactctagcctgggcaagaagagtgaaactccatctcaaaaaaaacacaaaaatacagaaatacagaagGCAAGCCAGGTGCCTTGAGCTTGcccttccagctactcagaagattgcttaagctcaggagtttgagaccagcctgggcaaaataatgaTGCGCtgctactcaaaaaaaaaaaaaaaaacagccgatttatgtttgtcaaaaatcatcAACCTATACACTTAGGcgaggcacactggctcacgcctgtaatcccagcactttgggagaccaaggcgggaggatcacctgaggtcaggagttcaagaccatcctggccaacaggcaaaaccctgactctactaaaaatacaaaaattagctgggcatggtggtgggcgtctgtaatcccagctacttgggaggctaaggcaggagaatagcttgaacccaggaggcagaggttgcagtgagccaagatcacgccactgtactccagcctgagtgacaagcgagattctgtctaaaaaaaaaaaaaaaaaaaaaaaaaaccgcctatacacttaaaatatgtgcatttcatgtaaattatttgtagaggGATGGGTAGAATGCCTCAATGCCCCATTGGTGGTTTAGTCTCTCTGCTCAGAGGGTCGTCAGCCACAAGAAGATGCTCAGGGATAAGAAGGGACCTGTTTCCCAGCAGCCCAGGCTTCACTGCCCACCTCCCTGCTATCCACATTGTCCAAGTGGCATATCCCACAGTCCTATAGTCACTCCTTTCAAGGAGCCCACATCCCTACCTGTAAGCCATATCCAGGGACTTTGGACAAAACAGGGGAGGAATTTGCCATCCTCTTCTGAGATCTAAGAGATTAAAATACACagtcattgaaaaagaaaatacatataggTCCAATTTAAGTATCTTATGCTGAACCATGCTTCTTGCTTCCAATGTGACCTTTCCGCCTCCCAGCTGTTACCTGGCAGTACGTTTCTCTATTTGAACTGTTTATGCCGAAAGATGCATCAGCACAGTCAAATTTTCCTGTGAAAAAGTGTGGGCCTCGCTTCTAAGCCCCAACGCCTGAAGACATTCTCCTCTCACTTCATGCTGCTATTCCGGGGATGAATAGTGACTCAGCAGCGGCGGAGCTGACTGCTCCCACGGGAAGACACGCAGAATGGGACCACATGGGCCACCGTCCATTAAAAATAGCATATATAAAGCCCACTTCAGTCTTGAAGGAATCCTAAGCTGAGATGAAACAGTCACCCCCAGGATGTCTGACCTACCTAAGACCTACTAGGCTAAAGTCAGCTCCATTAAGGGTCTCTCTCCAGCAGCATGGCCGAGATACCCACTCACATTTAGCATCTCCAAGGAACTCTAGCATTAGATGGCAAGCTCTGTGGGCACAGGGCCCATGTTCTAGTATTCATTACTGAATGCCCAGTACCTGGCAGCTCCCAGCACAGGGCAGGTGTTCATGTctgtggaatgaatgagtgaatgagcaaGTGAATCAACGAGAAGGGAGGCCAGTCGCCACATGCTCACCTCCCTGCACTGTGCTCATCCTCACTGCTGGAACGATCACTACTCGAGCTTCTGTGCTTATGTTTCTtgtgcttctttttcttctccttctttttcttcttctcctttttctccagaCTCATTTGCAACTGGAAAATGCCGagaacacaaacacacaagaTTACTGAGACCAgccagtgcctgtaattccagcactttgggaggccaagtcgagCAGATCATCACTTGAGAtccggagttggagaccagccttgccaaca is from Macaca thibetana thibetana isolate TM-01 chromosome 16, ASM2454274v1, whole genome shotgun sequence and encodes:
- the CWC25 gene encoding pre-mRNA-splicing factor CWC25 homolog — encoded protein: MGGGDLNLKKSWHPQTLRNVEKVWKAEQKHEAERKKIEELQRELREERAREEMQRYAEDVGAVKKKEEKLDWMYQGPGGMVNRDEYLLGRPIDKYVFEKMEEKEAGCSSETGLLPGSIFAPSGANSLLDMASKIREDPLFIIRKKEEEKKREVLNNPVKMKKIKELLQMSLEKKEKKKKKEKKKKHKKHKHRSSSSDRSSSEDEHSAGRSQKRMANSSPVLSKVPGYGLQVRNSDRNQGLQGPLTAEQKRGHGMKNHSRSRSSSYSPPRHASKKSTREAGSRDRRSPSPGRRSWSPRPSKPHNSKVNRRETGQTRSPSPKKEVYQRRHAPGYTRKLSAEELERKRQEMMENAKWREEERLNILKRHAKDEEREQRLEKLDSRDGKFIHRMKLESASTSSLEDRVKRNIYSLQRTSLALEKNFMKR